Below is a window of Planococcus rifietoensis DNA.
AGCCGTTTTCTCCAGCATGCGGATTAATGCCGCAGACCGCGATTTTCGGACTTTCGATTCCTGCTTTTTTCAATGTATCATTTGCCAAGTGGATTACGTGCAACACGCGTTCCGGCGTAATCATGTTAATGGCATCCACAATGCCGACGTGGGTGGTGACATGAATGACCTTTAAATTTGGCGCTGACAGCATCATGGAATAATCCTTAGTGCCAGTCAAGTCAGCCAGAATTTCTGTATGCCCCGGATACATATGGCCGCCTTTTTGCAACGCTTCCTTATTGAGCGGCGCTGTACAAATCGCGTCAATTTCTCCTGCGTTCGCCAGTTCGATGGCTTTTGCCAAATATTGAAAAGCTGCATTGCCTGCTTGTGGAGAGACTTCACCAAGCGGCAGATCTTCTGTCAACAGCCCTAAATCCAAGCAATCGATGCTTTCACGCTCGAATGTGGCTTCTGACGGAGATGCAATTCTGTGAATAGTTTTGGTGCTTGCAGTATATTGTTTCGCCCGCTCTAAAATGCTGGCATCGCCGATGACAAACGAACGACTCGTTTCGTGTACGACGTCATGATCAAAACTTTTCAAAATGATTTCTGGGCCGACGCCCGCGGCATCACCCATCGTGATGCCTATCATTGGTTTACTGATGGTCATAAGTTTTTGCCCCTTTCAAATAATCCACTACATGGACCAGTGAATCTTCATTGCCGAATCCGCCCGCTTTGGTGATGACGGAAATTTCCTTGTCCCGCCATTTGGCCAAGCCAAGCGGCAATCCTGCCTCAACTTCAAATTTCAATTCCATATCCAAAATGCCGAGACGGTTGCAGATCGCTTTTGCTGTATCGCCGCCAGTCATGACGACCGCATCGAATGGATACTTTTCCATTGCCGCGTTCACCAAACTGCCTAGACCTTGCGCAATTACCGTGGAGGCTGTTTCGGCCGTTTCGCCATGCTGGTTCGCCCAGGCTTTCACCTTATCACGGTTGCGTTCAGATGCTGCGACAAAAATCACCGCACTATCCCACCCCGCTGCTTCGTCCAACTTTGAAATCGACTGTTTTACCCCTGCTGGATTTTCCAGCAAAGCAAGCGGATCAATTTCAATCATACACGTTGATGGCCGTTCACTTAATTTCGTTACTTGGCTCTGGGTGTTTTTTGATAAACTGCCACTCACCACAAGCACTTTTTCCTTCTGTTCGACGAGCTGTTCGTCATTGTTTGCAGCTGAAGTATACAAGTGATTAATGAGACCGGCAGATCCTGCAAACCCAATGTGTAAATCGAGTTTCGCTTCAAGAGAAGCCAGGATAGCCAGATCCTCTTCTTCCAAGGTATCACAGACAATCCATTTAACGCCGTTTTGGACTTGTTGTGCAATCCACAATTCCGGTGCTTCTCCGTGCAGCCGGACTTGATCGAGTACATCAACCATGACGCCTTCACTTTCAAGCAAGTCCGGAATGTAATCGTGCAAGACAGGCGTTTTTGGGTCGCGGGCAAATTCGGTCTCCGTGACCGGCTGGCCATATACATATAAATGCCCGTCTTCCACTGTTCGCCCCATACTTGGAAACGCTGGCGCAATCAATAGGACATCCAGCTCCGCTTCCTCTTGCAGCGCTTTTAATTCCTTTCCAACATTGCCGCGAAGTGTTGAATCAATTTTTTTATAGAACGTCGTGACGCCGCGTTCTTTCAAGTTC
It encodes the following:
- a CDS encoding four-carbon acid sugar kinase family protein, which produces MAGKIGIIADDFTGANDSGVRLAQKGLRSKVMLTPPAHPVAEEPEIDVWVADTNSRSIASDQAYENVCSEIRNLKERGVTTFYKKIDSTLRGNVGKELKALQEEAELDVLLIAPAFPSMGRTVEDGHLYVYGQPVTETEFARDPKTPVLHDYIPDLLESEGVMVDVLDQVRLHGEAPELWIAQQVQNGVKWIVCDTLEEEDLAILASLEAKLDLHIGFAGSAGLINHLYTSAANNDEQLVEQKEKVLVVSGSLSKNTQSQVTKLSERPSTCMIEIDPLALLENPAGVKQSISKLDEAAGWDSAVIFVAASERNRDKVKAWANQHGETAETASTVIAQGLGSLVNAAMEKYPFDAVVMTGGDTAKAICNRLGILDMELKFEVEAGLPLGLAKWRDKEISVITKAGGFGNEDSLVHVVDYLKGAKTYDHQ
- the pdxA gene encoding 4-hydroxythreonine-4-phosphate dehydrogenase PdxA; this translates as MTISKPMIGITMGDAAGVGPEIILKSFDHDVVHETSRSFVIGDASILERAKQYTASTKTIHRIASPSEATFERESIDCLDLGLLTEDLPLGEVSPQAGNAAFQYLAKAIELANAGEIDAICTAPLNKEALQKGGHMYPGHTEILADLTGTKDYSMMLSAPNLKVIHVTTHVGIVDAINMITPERVLHVIHLANDTLKKAGIESPKIAVCGINPHAGENGLFGYGEEEEKVIPAVQQAQQEGIDVQGPLPADTLFFRTVRGDFDIVVAMYHDQGHAPVKVLGLEAGVNITVGLPIIRTSVDHGTAFDIAGTGIADENSLVEALRQAVELAPKR